One segment of Bacteroides caecimuris DNA contains the following:
- a CDS encoding cytochrome ubiquinol oxidase subunit I encodes MIESIDTSLIDWSRAQFAMTAMYHWIFVPLTLGLAVVMGIMETLYYKTGNEFWKKTAQFWMKLFGINFAIGVATGLILEFEFGTNWSNYSWFVGDIFGAPLAIEGILAFFMEATFIAVMFFGWGKVSKRFHLASTWLTGLGATISAWWILVANAWMQHPVGMEFNPDTVRNEMVDFWAVATSPVAVNKFFHTVLSGWVLGAIFVVGVSCWYLLKKRNREFALASIKIGAIFGLVASLLSAWTGDGSGYQIAQTQPMKLAAVEGLYEGGTNVGLVGIGALNPEKKTYNDGKDPFLFRFEIPSMLSFLAERDVDGYVPGIANIIEGGYQLKDGSTALSAAEKIERGKTAIGALAAYRAAKSAGHEEDAKIAYRVLQENIPYFGYGYIKDVNQLVPNVPLNFYAFRVMVILGGYFILFFIAVLFFIYKKDLSRMRWMHWIALLTIPLGYIAGQAGWVVAECGRQPWAIRDMLPTMAAISKLDVSSVQTTFFIFLLLFTVMLIAGAGIMVKAIKKGPEK; translated from the coding sequence ATGATTGAAAGTATTGACACTTCACTGATCGATTGGTCGAGAGCCCAATTTGCGATGACAGCCATGTACCACTGGATTTTTGTTCCCCTCACACTCGGACTGGCAGTGGTGATGGGAATCATGGAGACGCTGTATTATAAAACAGGCAACGAATTTTGGAAAAAGACTGCCCAGTTTTGGATGAAACTTTTCGGTATCAACTTTGCCATCGGTGTGGCAACGGGTTTGATTCTGGAGTTCGAGTTCGGTACGAACTGGAGTAATTATTCGTGGTTTGTAGGAGATATTTTCGGTGCCCCGTTGGCTATTGAAGGTATTCTGGCATTCTTTATGGAAGCTACGTTTATTGCGGTTATGTTTTTCGGATGGGGAAAAGTAAGTAAACGTTTCCACTTGGCTTCCACTTGGCTGACAGGATTGGGGGCTACGATTTCTGCCTGGTGGATTCTTGTTGCCAACGCATGGATGCAGCATCCGGTAGGCATGGAGTTCAATCCTGACACTGTCCGTAATGAAATGGTCGATTTTTGGGCGGTGGCTACTTCACCTGTAGCAGTCAATAAGTTCTTCCACACGGTATTGTCCGGCTGGGTGTTGGGTGCTATTTTTGTAGTAGGTGTCAGTTGTTGGTACTTGCTGAAAAAACGCAATCGTGAGTTTGCGCTGGCGAGCATCAAGATTGGTGCCATCTTCGGATTGGTGGCATCGTTGCTCTCTGCTTGGACGGGCGACGGTTCCGGTTATCAGATTGCCCAAACGCAACCGATGAAACTGGCTGCTGTGGAAGGTCTGTATGAAGGCGGCACGAATGTCGGTCTGGTCGGAATAGGAGCATTGAACCCTGAAAAGAAGACTTACAACGATGGGAAAGATCCTTTCCTTTTCCGTTTTGAAATCCCGAGTATGCTTTCTTTCCTTGCCGAGCGTGATGTGGACGGCTACGTTCCGGGCATTGCGAATATCATCGAAGGTGGTTATCAGTTGAAAGACGGATCGACAGCTCTCTCTGCTGCCGAGAAGATAGAACGTGGTAAAACGGCTATCGGCGCACTGGCTGCCTATCGTGCCGCAAAGAGTGCCGGACACGAGGAGGATGCGAAGATTGCCTATCGTGTATTGCAGGAAAATATTCCCTATTTTGGCTACGGATATATCAAAGACGTGAACCAACTGGTTCCGAATGTTCCTCTCAACTTCTATGCATTCCGTGTCATGGTCATCTTGGGCGGATATTTCATCCTGTTCTTTATCGCCGTTCTTTTCTTCATCTATAAAAAGGATTTGAGCCGGATGCGCTGGATGCATTGGATTGCTCTGCTGACAATTCCTTTGGGGTACATCGCCGGACAAGCCGGATGGGTGGTTGCCGAATGTGGTCGTCAGCCGTGGGCCATCCGCGATATGTTGCCTACAATGGCTGCCATCTCCAAATTGGATGTAAGCTCCGTGCAAACTACGTTCTTTATCTTCCTGCTCCTGTTTACAGTGATGCTAATTGCCGGTGCCGGAATTATGGTAAAAGCCATCAAGAAGGGACCGGAAAAATAA
- a CDS encoding cytochrome d ubiquinol oxidase subunit II, which produces MYIFLQQYWWLVVSLLGAILVFLLFVQGGNSLLFCLGKTEEHRKMMVNSTGRKWEFTFTTLVTFGGAFFASFPLFYSTSFGGAYWLWMIILFSFVLQAVSYEFQSKAGNLLGKKTYQTFLVINGVVGPVLLGGAVATFFTGSDFYINKANMTDTIMPIISHWGNGWHGLDALTNIWNVILGLAVFFLARVLGALYFINNIDDKALTDKCRRAVRNNTVLFLVFFLPFVIRTLVSEGFAVNPETQEIYMQPYKYFTNFIEMPVVLVLFLIGVALVLFGIGKTLLKNTFDKGIWFAGIGTVLTVLSLLLVAGYNNTAYYPSYTDLQSSLTLANSCSSEFTLKTMAYVSILVPFVIAYIFYAWHSIDRHKITGKEMDEGGHSY; this is translated from the coding sequence ATGTATATATTTTTGCAACAATATTGGTGGCTTGTCGTTTCCTTGCTGGGAGCCATACTTGTGTTCTTATTGTTTGTGCAGGGGGGTAATTCATTGTTGTTCTGTCTGGGTAAAACCGAAGAGCATCGTAAGATGATGGTGAATTCTACCGGGCGTAAGTGGGAGTTTACGTTTACTACGTTGGTGACGTTTGGAGGAGCTTTCTTTGCTTCTTTCCCGTTGTTCTACAGTACCAGTTTCGGTGGTGCTTATTGGCTTTGGATGATTATACTTTTCAGTTTTGTATTGCAGGCTGTCAGTTATGAGTTTCAGAGTAAGGCAGGAAATCTGTTAGGTAAAAAGACATATCAGACTTTCTTGGTGATTAATGGGGTAGTGGGTCCTGTGTTACTTGGCGGGGCGGTGGCTACTTTCTTCACTGGTTCTGATTTCTATATTAATAAGGCGAACATGACAGACACTATTATGCCGATAATCAGTCATTGGGGAAATGGCTGGCACGGATTGGATGCGTTGACGAATATCTGGAATGTAATTCTCGGATTGGCAGTCTTCTTCCTTGCACGTGTATTGGGAGCACTCTATTTCATTAATAATATTGATGATAAAGCGTTGACCGACAAATGTCGTCGTGCAGTACGCAATAACACAGTTTTGTTTCTTGTATTCTTTTTGCCGTTTGTCATTCGTACATTAGTGTCCGAAGGCTTTGCCGTTAACCCGGAAACGCAGGAGATTTATATGCAGCCATACAAGTATTTCACTAACTTTATTGAAATGCCGGTAGTGCTGGTTTTATTCCTGATTGGGGTGGCGCTGGTTCTTTTCGGTATCGGAAAGACATTGCTTAAAAATACTTTTGATAAAGGTATCTGGTTTGCCGGAATCGGTACGGTACTGACTGTTTTGTCTTTGCTACTGGTAGCGGGATATAACAACACTGCCTATTATCCGTCATACACCGACCTGCAAAGCTCATTGACGTTAGCCAATAGCTGCTCCAGTGAATTTACACTGAAGACAATGGCTTATGTTTCCATTCTTGTTCCGTTTGTGATTGCTTATATTTTCTACGCTTGGCATAGTATCGACCGGCATAAGATTACCGGGAAAGAGATGGATGAAGGAGGACACTCATACTAA
- a CDS encoding D-2-hydroxyacid dehydrogenase, with protein sequence MKIVVLDGYAANPGDLSWEGMKVLGECTIYDRTAPEEVLERAVGAEAILTNKVIINADHMAALPELKYIGVLATGYNVVDTAAAKERGIIVTNIPSYSTASVAQMVFSHILNITQQVQHHSEEVHKSRWADNKDFCFWDTPLMELRDKKIGLVGLGNTGYTTARVAIGFGMQVYAFTSKSHFQLPPEIKKMELDQLFSECDIISLHCPLTPETREMVNARRLAMMKPTAILINTGRGPLINEQDLADALNSGEIYAAGVDVLSTEPPCADNPLLTAKNCYITPHIAWATTEARERLMNIATSNLQAYISGKPENVVNK encoded by the coding sequence ATGAAGATTGTAGTTTTAGACGGCTATGCCGCCAATCCCGGAGATTTATCCTGGGAAGGAATGAAAGTTCTTGGAGAATGTACCATTTATGATCGTACAGCTCCGGAAGAAGTATTAGAACGTGCAGTCGGTGCAGAAGCAATTCTGACTAACAAGGTAATCATCAATGCAGACCACATGGCTGCACTGCCCGAACTGAAATATATCGGTGTATTGGCTACCGGATACAACGTGGTAGACACAGCTGCTGCCAAAGAACGGGGAATCATCGTTACTAATATTCCTTCATACAGCACCGCCTCCGTTGCTCAAATGGTATTTTCGCATATCCTGAACATCACTCAGCAAGTGCAACACCACTCCGAAGAAGTGCACAAAAGCCGTTGGGCAGACAACAAAGATTTCTGTTTTTGGGATACTCCGTTGATGGAACTTCGGGATAAGAAAATCGGTCTGGTAGGACTGGGAAACACCGGATATACCACAGCCCGTGTTGCTATCGGGTTCGGTATGCAAGTGTACGCATTTACTTCTAAATCCCACTTCCAGTTGCCACCGGAAATCAAGAAGATGGAGTTGGATCAGTTGTTCAGCGAATGCGATATTATCAGTTTGCACTGCCCGCTTACGCCGGAGACACGCGAAATGGTGAATGCACGCCGCCTTGCCATGATGAAGCCGACAGCCATCTTAATCAATACCGGTCGCGGACCGCTTATCAACGAACAAGATCTTGCAGATGCTTTGAACAGTGGCGAGATTTATGCAGCTGGCGTAGACGTGCTTTCTACCGAACCGCCTTGCGCCGACAATCCATTGCTGACAGCGAAGAACTGTTATATCACTCCGCACATTGCTTGGGCAACCACAGAGGCGCGCGAACGTCTGATGAATATTGCAACCAGTAATCTTCAGGCTTATATTTCCGGCAAACCGGAGAATGTAGTCAATAAATAA
- a CDS encoding replication-associated recombination protein A: MQPLAERLRPKTLDDYIGQKHLVGPGAILRKMIDAGRISSFILWGPPGVGKTTLAQIIANKLETPFYTLSAVTSGVKDVREVIERAKSNRFFSQSSPILFIDEIHRFSKSQQDSLLGAVENGTVTLIGATTENPSFEVIRPLLSRCQLYVLKSLEKEDLLELLQRAITTDAVLKDRKIELKETTAMLRFSGGDARKLLNILELVVQSETEETVVITDEMVTERLQQNPLAYDKDGEMHYDIISAFIKSIRGSDPDGAIYWLARMVEGGEDPAFIARRLVISAAEDIGLANPNALLLANACFDTLMKIGWPEGRIPLAETTIYLATSPKSNSAYNAINDALELVRSTGNLPVPLHLRNAPTKLMKQLGYGQEYKYAHNYEGNFVKQQFLPDELKDKRIWQPQNNPAEQKHAERMIQLWGEKFKKFKY; encoded by the coding sequence ATGCAACCACTAGCAGAACGCTTACGACCAAAGACTTTGGATGATTATATCGGTCAGAAACATTTAGTTGGACCGGGGGCTATCTTGCGGAAAATGATTGACGCAGGACGCATCTCTTCGTTTATTCTCTGGGGACCTCCTGGAGTGGGTAAAACAACCCTTGCGCAAATCATAGCCAACAAACTGGAAACGCCTTTCTATACGTTAAGCGCCGTGACTTCCGGTGTGAAGGATGTGCGCGAAGTGATAGAGCGCGCCAAGAGCAACCGCTTCTTCTCACAGTCCAGCCCGATTCTGTTTATCGATGAAATCCATCGGTTCAGCAAGTCGCAGCAGGACTCTCTGTTGGGAGCGGTAGAGAACGGAACGGTCACGCTGATTGGCGCAACAACGGAGAATCCGTCGTTTGAGGTCATCCGCCCTCTCCTGTCCCGCTGCCAACTTTATGTGCTCAAATCTTTGGAGAAGGAAGATTTATTGGAACTTCTGCAACGTGCCATCACCACGGATGCCGTATTGAAGGATCGCAAAATTGAATTGAAAGAAACAACCGCCATGCTGCGCTTCTCCGGTGGAGATGCCCGCAAGCTGCTTAATATATTGGAACTCGTTGTGCAATCGGAAACGGAAGAGACGGTTGTCATCACCGATGAAATGGTGACCGAACGGTTGCAACAAAATCCGCTGGCATACGACAAGGATGGGGAGATGCATTATGACATTATCTCCGCTTTCATCAAGTCGATCCGTGGCAGCGACCCCGACGGAGCGATCTACTGGCTTGCCCGTATGGTGGAAGGAGGCGAAGACCCTGCTTTCATTGCCCGCCGACTAGTGATTTCGGCTGCCGAGGACATCGGTTTGGCAAACCCGAACGCACTGCTTCTCGCCAACGCCTGCTTTGATACACTGATGAAAATCGGCTGGCCCGAAGGACGGATTCCTCTAGCTGAAACAACGATTTATCTAGCTACCAGCCCGAAAAGTAATTCGGCATACAACGCAATCAATGACGCACTGGAGTTAGTACGCTCAACCGGCAACCTGCCTGTACCCTTGCATCTGCGCAACGCTCCAACCAAACTGATGAAGCAACTGGGCTACGGACAGGAATATAAATATGCACACAACTATGAAGGTAACTTTGTCAAACAGCAATTCCTACCGGACGAGCTGAAAGACAAACGGATATGGCAACCGCAAAACAATCCGGCAGAACAGAAGCATGCCGAACGGATGATACAATTGTGGGGAGAGAAATTTAAGAAATTCAAGTATTAA
- a CDS encoding DUF5686 and carboxypeptidase-like regulatory domain-containing protein, which translates to MMQQYNKILILFLLVLATSNAFAQQIKGVVTDSVTHEPLMYISVYYQEKRDMGTITNIDGEYTLDTRRNGGTLVFSAIGYISKTVKVGSSNQTVNVTLAPDNVILNEVTVKPQKEKYSRKNNPAVEFMKKVIEHKKAQVLEVNDYYQYDKYEKMKMSINDLTPEKLEKGIYKKYSFLKDQVEVSETTNKLILPISVQETSSQTVYRKNPESKKTIIKGKNSNGIEEFFSTGDMLGTVLKDVFADINIYDDDIRLLQQRFVSPIGNNAISFYKYYLMDTLMVNKRECVHLTFVPQNSQDFGFTGHLYVLNDSTYAVQKCTMNLPKKTGVNFVNRMDITQLYEQLPNGNWVLADDDMTVDLSWNSNKTAGGLQVERTTKYSNYKFDPIEQRLFRLKGSVIKEADMLSKSDEYWASVRQVPLTKKESTMDIFVKRIEQIPGFKYIIFGAKALIENFVETGSKEHPSKVDIGPINTMISSNYVDGTRFRLSGMTTAHFNKHWFLSGYGAYGLKDERWKYSGTVTYSFNKRDYVVWEFPKHYLSATYSYDVMSPMDKFLFTDKDNIFLSVKTTTVDQMSYMRDATINYELETLTGFGVKAMLRHRNDEPTGKLEYLLNNAAQTRVHDVTTSEASLTLRYAPGESFVNSKQRRIPVSLDAPIFTLTHAMGFKGVLGGDYSFNRTEASVWKRFWLPASWGKVDVSLKAGAEWNTVPFPLLILPEANLSYITQHETFCLINNMEFLNDRFAALSLSYNMNGKLFNRIPLIKKLKWREMFRVRALWGTLTDKNNPFKSNNPDLFRFPTRDGKFTSFVMDPKVPYVEVGFGIFNIFKLLHVEYIHRLTYRNNPNINIHGIRFMILTAF; encoded by the coding sequence ATGATGCAACAATATAACAAAATACTTATACTGTTCTTACTCGTATTGGCAACCTCCAATGCTTTTGCGCAGCAAATTAAAGGAGTAGTCACCGATTCGGTTACCCACGAGCCATTGATGTATATCTCTGTCTACTATCAGGAGAAGAGAGATATGGGAACCATCACCAATATTGACGGAGAATACACTCTTGACACCCGCAGAAACGGAGGAACATTGGTATTCTCTGCTATAGGCTACATTAGCAAAACGGTGAAAGTAGGTTCCAGCAATCAGACTGTGAACGTTACATTAGCTCCGGACAATGTGATCCTGAACGAAGTCACCGTGAAGCCTCAAAAAGAGAAATACTCACGCAAGAACAATCCGGCAGTGGAATTCATGAAGAAGGTGATCGAACACAAAAAGGCACAAGTCCTCGAAGTGAACGATTACTACCAGTACGACAAGTACGAGAAAATGAAAATGTCTATCAACGACCTCACACCGGAAAAACTCGAAAAAGGTATCTACAAGAAATATTCTTTTTTAAAAGACCAGGTGGAAGTGTCGGAAACAACCAATAAGCTGATTCTCCCTATTTCCGTACAGGAAACGTCGTCGCAAACCGTCTACCGCAAAAACCCCGAAAGCAAGAAAACGATTATCAAAGGCAAAAACTCCAATGGTATAGAAGAGTTCTTCTCTACGGGAGATATGCTCGGCACCGTACTGAAAGACGTATTTGCCGATATCAATATCTACGATGATGATATCCGGCTGCTCCAGCAGCGTTTCGTCAGTCCGATCGGCAACAATGCCATCTCATTTTATAAATATTACCTGATGGACACATTGATGGTAAACAAGCGCGAATGTGTCCACCTTACTTTTGTTCCGCAAAACTCGCAGGACTTCGGATTCACCGGACATCTGTATGTATTGAACGATTCTACATACGCCGTTCAGAAATGTACGATGAACCTGCCTAAAAAGACCGGAGTCAACTTTGTCAACCGCATGGACATCACGCAACTGTATGAGCAACTGCCCAACGGCAACTGGGTGTTGGCGGATGATGACATGACCGTAGACCTTTCCTGGAATTCCAACAAAACAGCAGGCGGATTGCAGGTGGAACGAACCACGAAATATAGTAACTATAAATTCGATCCGATCGAACAACGACTGTTCCGGTTGAAAGGCAGCGTGATAAAAGAAGCGGACATGCTCTCGAAAAGCGATGAGTATTGGGCGAGTGTCCGTCAAGTACCATTGACAAAGAAAGAAAGTACGATGGACATATTCGTCAAGCGGATCGAACAGATTCCGGGATTCAAATACATCATCTTCGGAGCGAAAGCACTGATTGAAAACTTTGTGGAAACAGGAAGCAAAGAGCATCCGAGCAAAGTGGACATCGGTCCTATCAACACCATGATTTCGAGCAATTACGTTGACGGCACCCGTTTCCGGTTGAGCGGCATGACTACGGCTCATTTCAACAAGCACTGGTTTTTGAGCGGATACGGAGCATACGGTCTGAAAGACGAACGCTGGAAATATAGCGGGACGGTGACTTATTCGTTCAACAAACGCGATTATGTGGTCTGGGAATTCCCGAAACATTATCTTTCGGCTACGTACAGTTATGACGTCATGTCGCCGATGGACAAATTCCTGTTTACGGATAAAGATAATATCTTCCTGTCGGTCAAGACAACGACGGTAGACCAAATGTCGTACATGCGCGACGCCACCATTAATTACGAACTCGAAACGCTGACAGGATTCGGAGTGAAAGCCATGCTGCGCCACCGCAACGACGAGCCTACCGGCAAACTGGAATATCTGCTCAATAATGCCGCACAAACCCGTGTGCACGATGTCACGACTTCCGAAGCAAGCCTGACGCTGCGCTATGCACCGGGCGAATCGTTTGTCAACTCCAAGCAACGCCGCATACCCGTTTCGCTGGACGCCCCTATCTTCACGCTCACTCATGCCATGGGTTTCAAAGGCGTATTGGGCGGTGATTACAGCTTTAACCGCACGGAAGCAAGTGTGTGGAAACGTTTCTGGCTCCCGGCTTCGTGGGGAAAGGTGGATGTCAGCCTGAAAGCAGGTGCCGAATGGAACACAGTCCCCTTCCCGTTGTTAATCCTGCCGGAAGCCAACTTGTCCTACATCACCCAGCATGAGACTTTCTGCCTGATCAACAACATGGAGTTTCTGAACGACCGGTTTGCCGCCTTGTCTCTTTCGTACAACATGAACGGGAAACTGTTCAACCGCATCCCTCTCATCAAAAAGCTGAAATGGAGGGAAATGTTCCGCGTGCGTGCCCTATGGGGAACACTGACCGACAAAAACAATCCATTCAAAAGTAACAATCCCGATTTGTTCCGCTTCCCGACACGCGACGGTAAGTTCACCAGTTTCGTAATGGACCCCAAAGTGCCTTACGTGGAAGTGGGTTTCGGTATCTTCAATATATTCAAGTTGCTGCACGTCGAGTACATACACCGCCTCACCTACCGCAACAATCCGAATATCAACATTCATGGTATTCGCTTCATGATACTAACAGCATTCTAA
- the wecB gene encoding non-hydrolyzing UDP-N-acetylglucosamine 2-epimerase gives MKITIVAGARPNFMKIAPITRAIEAARALGKSISYRLVYTGRKDDTSLDASLFSDLDMKAPDVYLGVESSNPTSLTAGIMVAFEQELTENPAHVVLVVDDLTATMSCAIVAKKQGTKVAHLVAGTRSFDMKMPKEVNRMITDGLSDYLFTAGMVANRNLNQTGTESENVYYVGNILIDAIRYNRNRLLKPIWFSVLGLQEGNYLLFTLNRRALLGNKENLRQLMKTIIDKSAGMPIVAPLHTYVRNAIKELNIEAPNLHIMPPQNYLFFGYLINKAKGIITDSGNVAEEATFLSIPCITLNTYAEHPETWRMGTNELVGEDPALLAKTMDTLMHGEWKRGELPERWDGRTAERIVQILTSK, from the coding sequence ATGAAAATAACAATTGTTGCGGGGGCACGCCCCAATTTTATGAAGATAGCTCCCATCACACGCGCTATTGAAGCCGCACGGGCGCTGGGTAAAAGCATCTCTTACCGATTGGTTTATACAGGAAGGAAAGATGATACGAGTTTGGACGCTTCTCTCTTTTCGGATCTCGATATGAAAGCTCCCGATGTGTATCTGGGAGTAGAAAGCAGTAACCCGACGAGTTTGACAGCCGGAATCATGGTAGCCTTCGAACAGGAACTGACGGAGAACCCGGCACACGTAGTCCTTGTGGTAGACGACCTGACCGCAACCATGAGTTGTGCCATCGTTGCCAAGAAACAAGGCACCAAGGTGGCACACCTCGTAGCCGGAACCCGTTCTTTCGATATGAAAATGCCCAAAGAAGTCAACCGCATGATTACAGACGGACTATCCGACTATCTGTTCACAGCCGGCATGGTTGCCAACCGCAACCTGAATCAGACGGGAACGGAAAGCGAAAACGTATATTACGTAGGCAACATCCTGATCGATGCCATCCGCTACAACCGGAACCGCTTGCTCAAACCGATATGGTTCTCCGTCCTGGGGCTGCAAGAAGGAAATTATCTCCTGTTTACTCTCAACCGTCGTGCATTACTCGGCAATAAGGAGAATCTGCGCCAGCTGATGAAAACAATCATCGACAAATCTGCCGGTATGCCTATCGTTGCACCGCTGCATACCTACGTACGCAATGCTATCAAAGAGCTGAATATCGAAGCGCCGAATCTCCATATCATGCCGCCGCAGAACTACCTGTTCTTCGGTTATCTGATAAACAAGGCGAAAGGAATCATAACGGATTCGGGAAACGTGGCCGAAGAAGCAACCTTCCTGAGTATTCCTTGTATCACGCTCAACACATATGCCGAACATCCGGAGACGTGGCGCATGGGTACCAACGAACTTGTCGGAGAAGACCCTGCACTGCTTGCCAAAACAATGGATACTCTGATGCACGGGGAATGGAAACGGGGCGAACTCCCCGAACGCTGGGACGGACGCACCGCAGAGCGTATTGTACAAATACTTACAAGCAAATAA
- a CDS encoding trimeric intracellular cation channel family protein, protein MPTFVQILDFIGTFAFAISGIRLASAKRFDWFGAYVVGLATAIGGGTIRDVLLDVTPGWMTDPIYLICTGLALVWVICFGRWLIRLNNTFFIFDTIGLALFTVVGVGKSIALGYPFWVAIIMGSITGAAGGVIRDVFINEIPLIFRKEIYAMACVVGGIAYWICNLAGMESYACQLIGGSAVFLTRILAVKYHICLPILKGGEEPEE, encoded by the coding sequence ATGCCCACATTCGTTCAAATTCTTGATTTTATAGGCACATTTGCCTTTGCTATTAGTGGTATCCGGCTAGCTTCGGCGAAACGTTTCGACTGGTTCGGCGCTTACGTGGTAGGACTTGCTACGGCTATCGGCGGTGGTACCATCCGTGATGTACTGCTCGACGTGACCCCGGGATGGATGACCGACCCTATCTATCTGATTTGTACAGGACTGGCGTTGGTATGGGTCATCTGTTTCGGACGCTGGCTTATCCGGCTCAATAATACTTTCTTCATTTTCGATACCATCGGTCTGGCACTGTTTACCGTGGTAGGTGTAGGCAAGAGCATTGCCCTAGGCTATCCTTTTTGGGTGGCGATTATCATGGGTAGCATTACGGGAGCGGCCGGTGGAGTGATTCGTGACGTATTTATCAATGAAATACCTCTTATCTTCCGAAAGGAGATTTACGCAATGGCTTGCGTGGTAGGCGGTATTGCCTATTGGATTTGCAACCTCGCAGGTATGGAGTCCTACGCTTGTCAGTTGATTGGCGGATCAGCCGTGTTTCTGACTCGCATCTTGGCTGTAAAGTATCACATCTGCCTGCCTATATTGAAAGGTGGTGAAGAGCCGGAAGAATAA
- a CDS encoding DUF4251 domain-containing protein, whose product MRTKKQIFILLLALLAGIPTLSAQSKKEKKEQKKEAVMKLVESENYKIDVNTAMPMRGRSIPLTSSYSLEIRNDSVISYLPYYGRAYNIPYGGGNGLNFKAALKEYSTETDKKGNAVIKFIARNPEDRYEYRVKVFPNGAASIDVNMQNRQSISFQGELEVKED is encoded by the coding sequence ATGAGAACGAAGAAACAAATCTTTATACTGTTGCTAGCCTTGCTAGCGGGCATCCCTACCCTTTCGGCTCAAAGTAAAAAGGAAAAGAAGGAACAGAAGAAAGAAGCCGTAATGAAGCTGGTTGAATCTGAAAACTACAAGATAGATGTCAATACCGCCATGCCGATGCGCGGACGCTCCATCCCTTTGACATCTTCCTACTCACTGGAAATAAGAAACGATTCGGTCATCTCTTATCTGCCTTATTACGGACGGGCTTACAACATCCCTTATGGCGGAGGCAACGGGCTTAATTTCAAAGCTGCGCTCAAGGAATATAGTACGGAAACGGACAAGAAAGGAAACGCCGTCATCAAGTTTATCGCACGAAATCCTGAAGACAGGTATGAATACAGAGTCAAAGTATTCCCCAATGGAGCGGCAAGCATTGATGTCAATATGCAAAACCGGCAGTCCATTAGTTTTCAGGGGGAATTGGAGGTGAAAGAAGATTAG
- a CDS encoding RNA polymerase sigma factor produces MKSLSFRKDLIGVQEELLRFAYKLTANREEANDLLQETSLKALDNEEKYVPDTNFKGWMYTIMRNIFINNYRKIVRDQTFVDQTDNYYHLNMPQDSGFESTEGAYDLKEMHRIVNALPREYKIPFSMHVSGFKYREIAEKLGLPLGTVKSRIFFTRQRLQRELKDFV; encoded by the coding sequence ATGAAAAGTTTAAGTTTCAGAAAAGATTTAATTGGAGTACAGGAAGAGTTGCTTCGTTTTGCTTATAAATTGACTGCCAACCGCGAAGAAGCAAACGATTTATTGCAAGAAACGTCTTTAAAAGCATTAGATAATGAAGAAAAATATGTTCCGGACACGAATTTCAAAGGATGGATGTACACCATCATGCGTAATATATTTATTAATAACTACCGTAAAATAGTACGTGATCAGACTTTTGTTGACCAGACTGATAATTATTATCATTTAAATATGCCACAAGATTCGGGATTTGAAAGTACGGAAGGTGCTTACGACCTGAAAGAAATGCACCGCATCGTTAATGCACTTCCCCGGGAGTATAAAATTCCTTTCTCTATGCATGTGTCAGGCTTTAAATACCGCGAAATTGCAGAGAAATTAGGACTACCGTTGGGCACAGTGAAAAGCCGCATATTTTTCACGCGGCAACGTTTGCAACGCGAATTGAAAGATTTTGTATAA